In Segatella copri, the DNA window ATTCCTCGCAAAGGTAGTGCCAAAAGCAACCAAGAGACTCTATCATGGTATAGTGATGGTCTTAAAACACTGTTAGTTCACTCCTGGTTGCTTGTTTTTCCCATTTCGATAATTGTCCGTCTCCACATACGGAGTACCTCGTTTTATAACGGCAAACATACGGAGTATCATCTTAAACTTGATTGCATTAAACACTATTCCACTGCATTTCTCCTTTCTCTTGCGTTCCCAGTAATCTCTGATGTTCGGAATGTGCTGCATGCAAACCAAACAGGCAATGGACAAATCTGCCTTTGCCTGTTTAAAACCTTTCTTAGAGACTGACGAGCCTTTTCTCACAGATGTACCAGATTCTTTCTTGAAAGGAGCGACACCAATATAGCAAGCGTATTTACGTGGGTTATCTATTGCCATGAAGTTTTCGGTCAAGACAATGGTTTCAAGTGCGACAACACGCCCAATACCAGGTATTGATGTCAGCAGGGAAAAGTTCTTGCTGATGTCCGCATCTTCTTTTATGTACATGTCAATTTCATTGTCTATGCCTTTAAGTGCATCATTGAGCGTTTTAAGTTGCCCATTCTTACGTTCCACAGACAAATCTGTGTCATACGCACATATATCATGAAGCTGCTGCTTGTAAAGGACTGACTGCTTGACTGTCTGCTTGCGTTCCGCCAAAAGCCTCTTCAACTTAAAATATACAGGAGAAGGAAGTTTTGATGGGTTGCGAAGAATCTTTCTGTGGTTCTGCTCACAGTAAATGGCTATGCGGAAAGAATCAAGCTCGTCAGTCTTGATGCGGTCGAGCGAACGCAGTCCATCATCCAAGTCTGGCTCAAAGCGATGCATCTTGCGAGGTTCCACCATCCTATAAATATAATGTTTCTCTTCCAACCACAGTCTAAAGTTTTGGGTGTAAAGTCCTGTATATTCCATACAGAACAAGACTATATCAAACCCCTTGCTTACCTTTGCCACCCATGAACCAATTTTCTTGAAACCTGCATTGTTGTTGCTCACCTTTATATGGGCTTTCTTCCAATCAATGCTTTCTCCGTCATAATAAGCAAGGTCGAGAGTCTGCTTTGAGACATCCACGCCTATGTAAAGTTCTTTATCCATAATTTTGACATTTAATAGTTAAATGGAATCAAGAAAGTTGGCTGGATTATATAAGGACTATGACATGAGAAAGGGCATACCTTGAAAGAAAGATAGTTCACCTTAACACCCATTAACCAAATATCCTAACTTGATTCCTGGGTGCAAAGGTAAAAGAAAAGTGAAACAAATAACAAAAATCAGGAATAGGGATTTTCCCTTCTACTTTAGGGAATCCTTCTCTTTTTATTTCAAAAGAAAGCTGTACTTTTGCAACCATAAAACAATATAATAACTTATAAAAACAGTTTAGCTTATGAAAAGAAATGATTGGATGGCGCTCATCGCCACAACCATATTGATGTTTGCCGTATGCCTCTCGGCTTCGGCTAAAGGAAAAAGAAACGTGGAGCGAGGAATGACCAAGCAGGAAGTAATAGCCATTCTTGGAGAACCTAAGCTCACCAGTTTCGACATGTATGGGGACAAATGGGAATATGCCAAATATAATAATCTGTTTGGAGATTCCAAGTACATCACGGTCTTCTTCGACAGAAACGGAAAGGTTGTGCAGTACGATACAAGAATCATAGAACCCAACAGCCAGACGTCGAATGTACAGCAACCACACCCAACTCCACCCATCTACGATGGAAGATGTGAACCAGATGGCAGAATGGATTACGGCTATTGTCTCGATGATGCTTCCTTCTCCAAACTATATAATAAGGTGAAGAAGGCAAGCTTTGATGACAACAAGTTCGATCTGATAGAAGTGGCCAGCCTCGGCTGTTACTATTCTTGTGCCCAAGCCGTCAGCATGATGAATATATTCACTTTTGGTGACAGCAAACTGAAAGCCCTCAGACTGATGGCTCCTCATATCATAGATTTGCAGAATGCCATTATCATCTATCAGCAATTCAGTTTTGAAAGCGAAAAGCAAAAGGTAGGAGAAATATTAAGAAGCAGCAGATAATTATCTGGTATCTTTAAAAAATGATATCATCTATGATATGTACTTCCCTGAAAAAGGTTGTCACTTAGGAACAAACAGAAGTGACAATGAAACGTAAGACAAGAATTGAACGTGTGTATAATGAGGACACTGGTTGGTTTGAGACCCGTGAGGTAGAGTTGAATAGCTACTCTTTTACAGATGATGATCGTATCATGATAGTTCGAGAGTATATGGAGAGTGGGCTCCCAGCAGAAGAAATCATCAAGAAATACTATATAAGCAGTCGTACAGTGCTATTTTCTTGGATGGATAAGTTCTTAAATGAAAAAGATTTGTTATCTTTGCCGCCAGAAGACCAAAACCGTGACGATATGGCAAAGACAACAAATGAACAGTTGAAAGAGAAAGATGCAGAGATTAAGCGTCTCCGCAAGGCTTTGGAGTTAGAGAAGCTTCGCTCTAAGGCATTCTCCACCATGATTGACCTCGCAGAAGAAACCTTCAATATTCCTGTGAGAAAAAAATCTGGTACCAAACAGTAAGCTTGCTCCGCACAGAGTGCCAGAGCCAAGGTTTAGGCACTCTATGTGGGCTGTTTGGTTTCACCCGGCAAGCATATAATAAGCGCAATGTCTCTGACGGCTTTGCTGAAGATGTCATTGAGTCTATCATCATTGAAAAGGCACGTGAGTATCGTAAGTCAAATCCTGGCTTAGGAGCTGTAAAGTTGCATGCCATATTGAAACAGATGTTTGAGGATACAGGCTGTTTCCCTGGTCGTGACGCATTTATTGAGATGCTGCGTAAGCATGGGCTCATGGTGCGTATAAAGCGCCGTAGGCGCTATAAGACAACAGATTCCGACCATAATTACCGCAAATATCCAAACTTGATTAAGGGAGTAGTTCCTACCCGTCCGAACCAGATTTGGGCAAGTGACATCACCTATGTTGAAACCAATGAAGGTGTGTGCTACCTCTCGCTTATAACAGACCTGTATTCCCATAAAATCGTTGGATGGGCTGTTGGTCCAACATTAGAAACTGTATATCCATTAGAAGCGCTTAAAATGGCATATAAAAGCATTGATGAAGAAACTGCAAAAGGACTCATCCATCACTCTGACAGAGGAAGCCAGTATTGCAGTCAGAATTATGTGTCTATCCTAAAAAGTCATGGCTCACAAATAAGTATGACTCAAACAGGAGATCCTTTGGAGAATGCCATAGCAGAACGTGCAAACGGCATTTTAAAAACGGAATGGCTTTATAGGATGACAATTCCTACTCGTAAAGTATGTAAGAAGGAACTGACCAGGATTATTGCGTTTTATAACGACGAAAGACCGCATATGAGTATCGGTAATCAAACACCATCTGTTGCACATACTCAAGCGGGGCCACAGCAGAAAATGTGGAAAAATCCTTGGGAAAATTCTTCTAATTAGTTGAAAATGTGTATCTTTGCATTTGAAAGAATATCATCACCGTAACCTTTCTAGGGATAGCTCCTTAAAAAGAGTAACCTAGTTAGGTATAATGGGGATTCGCTGACAACCCATATAGTGATAAAATTAAAAATGCGTAACTCATTTAGTGATAAGAAAAATAGATAGTAACATATTTAGTTTAACCATCCTAAAGGTGACAACTTTTTCACGTATAAGACAATATAAAGAGAACTTTTTATGTTAAATTATACATATTGTTTAGTCGATTTAACAAAATAATTGTATTTTTGCAAAGTCAATTAAACAATATTGAGCTATGATACAAAAAGAAGTAATCAGAGAAATACTCTTGGAGAACAGAAAAGAAGTAGAATTACAACATGTCGTTCCAAGAAACTTTCAGATGGAAGATTTTGCCAACTATGTTCTGATTGGCGTCAGACGAGCTGGCAAATCTTTCATGCTCTATCAGCAGATTCAACAAAACCTGAAACGGGGAATCACCTGGGACTCCATGCTCTACATCAATTTTGAGGATGAACGTCTGATGGGGATGACTGCACAAGAACTTAATCTTATCCTTGAAGTTCATGGTATGATGTCAAAAGAACGTCCTATTCTATTTCTTGATGAAATACAAAACATCAACGGTTGGGAAAAATTCGCACGCCGATTGGCAGACAACAAATACAGAGTCTATATTACAGGCAGCAATGCAAAGATGCTTGGCAGTGATGTAGCAACAACTTTAGGAGGACGCTATATCACCAAACACATCATGCCATATAGTTTTCCCGAATTTCTCCAAGCCAATGAAGTGTCTTATGATTCAAATACTCTCGCAACCACCTTTGGAAGAGCTGAAGTACAACGACATTTTACTAATTATTTCCGTTTTGGCGGTTTCCCAGAAGGAGCAAGACTAGCATCAAAAAGAGATTATATCAATAGTGTATATCAAAAGATTTACCTAGGAGACATTGCTTCTCGTAACAAAATTGAAAATCAATTTTCTCTTCGAGTTCTATTCAGAAAATTGGCAGAAAGTGTAAAGCAACCGATTTCTTTTACACGTCTCACAAATATAATAGCATCTACAGGTGCAAAACTAAGCAAACCTACACTCATTAACTATCTTGAGTACTCTAAAGATGCATTCTTGGTTTATCCCATCAAGAATATTGCCGACAATCTCACTCAACGTGAGACCAATCCCAAATACTATTTTGTGGACAACGGCATCATCAGTATACTTGCCATGGATGTTGACACATCATTATTGGAGAATATGGTTGCGATGGAGCTACTTCGAAGATATGGACTGGAAGAGCAAGTGTTCTTTTACAACAAGAACGTGGAAGTAGATTTTTACATACCAGATGCCGCAACTGCCATACAGGTAAGCTACAACCCCAAAAAGTCTGTTGAAACTTGGGAAAGAGAATCAACTGCACTTATCAAACTATCAAAAGTACTTGATTGCAAAAGACTTATCATTCTTACATATGAATTAGAAGAAAATATAGAACTAAAAGGATTGAATATCGAAGTAATACCTGTATGGAAATGGTTACTCGATACAAAAATTGCAAAATAAATGAATACAAAGATATTATCAAAAGACAAAGACCCGATGGGTGCCGCTATCCTTGATTATCAGAAATCGGGAAGAGCAGGAAGATTACGTGTGCTCTCTTCTATGTTCGAAGAGGACGAAATGCCGGTGAAACATCTCTTCAGAAAAGTTGAGGAGATGCCGATGCTGGAGCAGAAGGCCTTGCAACTCACAAAAGGACGTGTACTGGATATCGGAGCCGGCAGCGGCTGCCATACGCTCGCCTTGCAGGAGAAGGGCTTGGAGGTAAAAGCCATTGATATTTCTCCTCTGAGCTGCGAAGCGATGGAACTGAGAGGAGTAAAGGATGCGGAATGCATCAATCTTTTCGATGAACATCTGGAAACAGGGTTCGATACCATCCTCCTCCTGATGAACGGAACGGGTATCGCCGGAAAGATAGAACATCTCCCTGCCCTCTTCCAGCGCCTGAAGGCGTTGCTGAATCCAGGCGGACAGATTCTTATCGATTCCTCCGACCTCAAATATATCTACGAAAATGAAGACGGAAGTTTCGACATCAATCTGAATGGTGCCTACTATGGTGAAGTGGATTATCAGATGATTTACAAAGACATTAAGGGAGACTGTTTCGACTGGCTCTACGTAGATTTTCCATTGCTCAAATCCATCGCCGAAACCTGCGGTATGCATGGCGAACTCGTGGCAGAAGGCGAACACTACGACTATCTGGCGAGGTTTTTCTAAAAAATTCTGCTAAAATCTTCTGAATAGCTTAAAATGAGCGATTTATGAGTGTCTTTCCTCAATAGAGGTAATGACTTGGCAATAGTTTTAACTTCTACATTCTACATAAGTTTGCCTTGCTTGCCAAACAACTCTTTTCGGATGCAAAGTTAAACCTAAAATCTGAAAAACGACACTTTTTGCTTTGTTTTTATAGATTATTAATTTTGGGTTGGAAGTGTGCTTATTCCAAATGTAGCAACACATTGTCTATGCAGCATAGATAAATTTCATATACGGCATTAAAAGTAAGAGAAATGTTAAATGTCGTCCTCATTCCTACAATACAAAGCAAAACGTTCTCGTTTATGGATTTTTTTTCGTACTTTTGAAAGTTATAGAAAGAGAATGTAGATTAGAAAGGTAAAATATGGACAATAAAGTATTCCTTTTAGGATTATTTCTGCTTTCAGTTGCTAACGTGAAAGCTCAAACTCAGACGCAGAATGATTCGCTCACAATGGAGAACATGATGCACAACCTTCCCGAAATAATGGTCAAAGGTTCGCGCCCTATCGTCAAGGCTGAGCGAGGTATGTTATCCTATAACATGCCGTTACTCATGAAGCAACTACCTGCCGACAATGCCTATGAGGCTCTTACACGTATTCCTGGTGTTAGTGATGCTGATGGTGGCATCAAGTTTTCCGGCAACGAGGTGACGCTTATCATCAACGGACAGGCGACCACTTTAACGCAAGAACAGCTTGCAGACAGATTGAAAGCGATGCCTGCTGCACAGTTGGCTAAAGCAGAGGTGATGCTTGCTGCTCCTGCACGTTATCATGTTCGTGGCATGGCTATAAATATCGTCACGAAAGATTATGCAGGGAAAAATCAGTTGTCGGGACAGATAAATGGAGGATTACAGCAAAACAAATATTCCAGAGAGTTTGGAGATTTCTATCTTTCCATGCAGAGGGGCAAATTTGGAATGGATGCACAATATCAATTTATTGACGGCAATTCATATGGTGAATCTTCACGCATAGCCAACCATCCATTGGATAACGGGCGTATTCACTACAACGATGAAACGTGGCAGAAATCATTTGGTATTGCTCATGACTACCGACTTGGTATGAATTATGCATTTAGCAAGAACCATCGACTTGACATTGCCTATACGGGAAAATGGCAAAAGTCTTGCTCCAACAATCACACTACAGGTTCAAGTGTAAGCGGAATGCATTACGACACTCATGTGTATCTGCACAATGTTGATGTAAACTACTCACTTCCTTTTGGACTTAACATTAGTGGTTCGTACACTAACTATCGTACCCCTCAACAACAAAAACTTGACGGTACGATGTATGCAGATGAAAATACGACAGAAACGGAACGCAACCTTACAAGTGGCAGTGAACAGACTATCAGCAAATGGATGTTCGCAGCCGACCAAAACCATTCTTTTACACATGGTTGGGGATTGTCGTATGGTGTAAAGGGACAATTCACAAGCAACAAGAGTTATCAGAACACCATCGACAAAGAGGGTAACATTCTGCCTAATGCAACAAGCAGTGTGGACATCAACGAACGTATTTGGAATATATACGCAGGTTTCAGCAAACAGATAAACAAGGCAATTAGTCTTGAAGTATCCGCAGCAGCCGAACAATACCATTCACCGATATGGGACAAATGGCGCATATATCCGTCACTCAATGCCCTGTGGAATATCAACGAGAACCATTTACTCAACTTGTCATTCAGTTCCAATTCTGAATTTCCGAGCTATTGGTCAACAATGAGCAGTGTATTTTACTCATCGGCATATACCGAGATACATGGCAATCCTGATTTGAAACCATACTCTTATTACAATGTCAACCTTATGTGGCAGATTAAAAGACGTTATACGCTGATGGCTTTTGCAAGTCTGAAACCTGATTATTCTGTGCAGTTACCGTACCAACCAACAGACCGTATGGCGGTAATATTGAAGGAAACCAACTTCAACTATGAGAATAGCTTTGGATTGCAAGCCTCTGCAATATTCAGTGCTGGCAAATGGCTCAACGGTAATGTGTTTGCTGTAGGAATCTATAAACATGCCAAAAGTGACCATTTCTTCGATTTGCCATTCAACCGCAAGAAGCTGACGGCAGCACTTGGAGGTACTGCATCTATAAAACTTTGCAGCACACAAGACTTACGCCTTATACTCAACCCTTTCTTTCAGTCAAAAGTAATACAAGGTGTTTATGATGTAAGTCCTATCTTTAGAATGAATGCCAAGTTACAATGGACTTCACATGATGGGAAATGGGGATTGCGCATAAATGGCAGCAACATCTTCAACAACAAGGCAGACACTCGTTCCGTACAAGGTAATCAAGATTACCGTATGAAAATTAACAACAATTGGGCTACTGCTACTTTTGCTGTTATTTATAAGTTCGGTGGCTATAAAGAAAAAAAAGTAAAAGCAGTTGATACATCAAGAATGGGACACTAAGCCGCATGATATGAAACAAAAACTAATTGGTAGAATTAGCATGGATAACATCCATGAGCTATGCTTTCTCACCCAAGGCGAAGAGAACAATCACCGAAAGGAAGAACTCTATCGGCTCACTTTCGATGAGGACAACCGAGTAGCATTCAATGCACTGCATGTTCTATCAAATTTCGACTTAGCCAATAATGAGTGGCTTTATTGCAAACATGACGAGCTGATTGACCGAGTGATGAAGGAAGAGCATGTTGGGAAACGCCGTCTAATGCTCAATCTTCTCTTACGCCAACCGTTTGAAGAAGAATTCCTCCGCTCGGATTTCATAGACTTCTGTGTAAGCAAGATTACCGCTTGCGCTCAACCCTATGCTATACGAGCCTATTGCATGAAGCTTGCTTATGGGCAAATGAAGTATTATCCCGAACTTCTCAGCGAGTTAAAGATGGCATTGGACATGTTGGAACAAGAGGCCCTATCCCCAGGATTAGCTTCCGCAAAAAGGCAGATATTGATGAAAATAAAAAGGAAGCATTCTTTGTCTTAATGTAGCATTTCCGCAAAGAATAGTCTTGTTTCTGTATGTTTGCCATTCGATATACTGCTTACAGTTGGTACACTCACTTTCTGCGACCATCGGGAGCAAAATTTCTCCGCCCTCATGGTGGAGCGAGGAGTTTTGGGGTTTCCAAAACATAACCTCGCTCCCTCCTCTAAGAACAAAAGACGAGATATTTGCCTTTCGGCTTTCCATGCCCAAGGTTGCAGACCTTAATTCTCTCAATTTACGCCAAACATCAAAGCTGCCACATTGAAAGAACAAGGTCACAGACACAAGCTACTTTGTACATGGAGTTTGCAAAGGAAAAGGTGATATTTTCAGTGTGAAACTTGCCAAGTGTTTCAGTTGTGTGTTGTTGATTTCCTTTGTGAACTATGCCGAGTGTGCTGTGTGTCCTCGGTATAGTCTGCATAAATCTAATGCCATGATTCCTAAGACATCACCAAATTTTTGAGAGCTTTTTTGTGTTAAAATAAGCAAAATAGCCCCCAGAAAGCATATAGTCATACCTACCCCTGTAGCAGAAGAAGACATTTTTTGACTTTTCTGTTACAAAAAAAACGATACGGAACTCTTTCTTTTAATAGCTTTTTGCTCGATTCCTAATTAGTTATCCGTATCTGTCCTCACAAGACTATAAGAGACAATGGTACATTGTCATAGTTCACTTGCTTTGGACTTTTCAATATGTAAGTTCTTTCTGTCGTCAGAGGTGTTCAACACTTCCCATTTTCTCTTTTGCTTGCCTATGGCAAACATTCTGCAAATGAGCTTAAACTTGACGGCATTCAATGCCTTACGCTTAGTATCAGAATCTTTTCTGCCTCCTAACTTTCGATTATAAAACATTTGCATTTCCACATCGTACTCAACAGCTCTCAATGCCGCCATAGACAGGTCAGCTTTCACTTGACCGTTACAGTGTGCGGAAGGTCGGGCACGCCATTTCACACTGGTACCAGAAGTGTGACTGCATGGAGCTACGCCAACATATCTCGCATATTGCCGAGCTGTGTCAAAAGCGGTAAAGTTTCGTGTGATGGCAATTATGTTTGTTGCATTGACAAAACCAATTCCTGGTATCGTCAACAGATTCTGAAAAGTGTCAAAGACATCTTCCTCCTTGGACATTAATTCACACTCTTCCTGATCTATCTTCTCAATGTCATGATTGAGCTTTTTAATGTAGCTCTCATACATGGCAGAATCCTCTTTCGTTTCAAACATCTGCATTCGGTTCATAAAGTTTGTCCGTTGCTCCACAAGGAACTTACGCTCATTGACAAGTTGCTTCAATTGTTGCATAGCCTTGCTTGGCAACTTGTATGGCTTGGCACATTCCGTGCCATCATAACGATAGAGGAAGTCAGCTATCTTTGCAGAGTCATTCTTGTCTCGCTTATCTATTGTCCCCATAGGATGATGTTTTACTATACGTGTACTAAGCATACAGAAAGAGTAATTCTTGGACGTGAGGAATTTTTCCAAGTCCAAGGAGTAGCAACCTGTAAATTCCATGCCAAACAGGGCTTGGGAAAGTACCACACGGCTCTTTTTGAGCCATGAGCACATATCGCCAAATCCCTTGCGAGTGTTGTTGAACACCTCAT includes these proteins:
- a CDS encoding IS110 family transposase encodes the protein MDKELYIGVDVSKQTLDLAYYDGESIDWKKAHIKVSNNNAGFKKIGSWVAKVSKGFDIVLFCMEYTGLYTQNFRLWLEEKHYIYRMVEPRKMHRFEPDLDDGLRSLDRIKTDELDSFRIAIYCEQNHRKILRNPSKLPSPVYFKLKRLLAERKQTVKQSVLYKQQLHDICAYDTDLSVERKNGQLKTLNDALKGIDNEIDMYIKEDADISKNFSLLTSIPGIGRVVALETIVLTENFMAIDNPRKYACYIGVAPFKKESGTSVRKGSSVSKKGFKQAKADLSIACLVCMQHIPNIRDYWERKRKEKCSGIVFNAIKFKMILRMFAVIKRGTPYVETDNYRNGKNKQPGVN
- a CDS encoding DUF4476 domain-containing protein; the encoded protein is MKRNDWMALIATTILMFAVCLSASAKGKRNVERGMTKQEVIAILGEPKLTSFDMYGDKWEYAKYNNLFGDSKYITVFFDRNGKVVQYDTRIIEPNSQTSNVQQPHPTPPIYDGRCEPDGRMDYGYCLDDASFSKLYNKVKKASFDDNKFDLIEVASLGCYYSCAQAVSMMNIFTFGDSKLKALRLMAPHIIDLQNAIIIYQQFSFESEKQKVGEILRSSR
- a CDS encoding transposase, producing the protein MKRKTRIERVYNEDTGWFETREVELNSYSFTDDDRIMIVREYMESGLPAEEIIKKYYISSRTVLFSWMDKFLNEKDLLSLPPEDQNRDDMAKTTNEQLKEKDAEIKRLRKALELEKLRSKAFSTMIDLAEETFNIPVRKKSGTKQ
- a CDS encoding IS3 family transposase; this encodes MLRTECQSQGLGTLCGLFGFTRQAYNKRNVSDGFAEDVIESIIIEKAREYRKSNPGLGAVKLHAILKQMFEDTGCFPGRDAFIEMLRKHGLMVRIKRRRRYKTTDSDHNYRKYPNLIKGVVPTRPNQIWASDITYVETNEGVCYLSLITDLYSHKIVGWAVGPTLETVYPLEALKMAYKSIDEETAKGLIHHSDRGSQYCSQNYVSILKSHGSQISMTQTGDPLENAIAERANGILKTEWLYRMTIPTRKVCKKELTRIIAFYNDERPHMSIGNQTPSVAHTQAGPQQKMWKNPWENSSN
- a CDS encoding ATP-binding protein codes for the protein MIQKEVIREILLENRKEVELQHVVPRNFQMEDFANYVLIGVRRAGKSFMLYQQIQQNLKRGITWDSMLYINFEDERLMGMTAQELNLILEVHGMMSKERPILFLDEIQNINGWEKFARRLADNKYRVYITGSNAKMLGSDVATTLGGRYITKHIMPYSFPEFLQANEVSYDSNTLATTFGRAEVQRHFTNYFRFGGFPEGARLASKRDYINSVYQKIYLGDIASRNKIENQFSLRVLFRKLAESVKQPISFTRLTNIIASTGAKLSKPTLINYLEYSKDAFLVYPIKNIADNLTQRETNPKYYFVDNGIISILAMDVDTSLLENMVAMELLRRYGLEEQVFFYNKNVEVDFYIPDAATAIQVSYNPKKSVETWERESTALIKLSKVLDCKRLIILTYELEENIELKGLNIEVIPVWKWLLDTKIAK
- a CDS encoding class I SAM-dependent methyltransferase, with the protein product MNTKILSKDKDPMGAAILDYQKSGRAGRLRVLSSMFEEDEMPVKHLFRKVEEMPMLEQKALQLTKGRVLDIGAGSGCHTLALQEKGLEVKAIDISPLSCEAMELRGVKDAECINLFDEHLETGFDTILLLMNGTGIAGKIEHLPALFQRLKALLNPGGQILIDSSDLKYIYENEDGSFDINLNGAYYGEVDYQMIYKDIKGDCFDWLYVDFPLLKSIAETCGMHGELVAEGEHYDYLARFF
- a CDS encoding outer membrane beta-barrel protein, whose amino-acid sequence is MDNKVFLLGLFLLSVANVKAQTQTQNDSLTMENMMHNLPEIMVKGSRPIVKAERGMLSYNMPLLMKQLPADNAYEALTRIPGVSDADGGIKFSGNEVTLIINGQATTLTQEQLADRLKAMPAAQLAKAEVMLAAPARYHVRGMAINIVTKDYAGKNQLSGQINGGLQQNKYSREFGDFYLSMQRGKFGMDAQYQFIDGNSYGESSRIANHPLDNGRIHYNDETWQKSFGIAHDYRLGMNYAFSKNHRLDIAYTGKWQKSCSNNHTTGSSVSGMHYDTHVYLHNVDVNYSLPFGLNISGSYTNYRTPQQQKLDGTMYADENTTETERNLTSGSEQTISKWMFAADQNHSFTHGWGLSYGVKGQFTSNKSYQNTIDKEGNILPNATSSVDINERIWNIYAGFSKQINKAISLEVSAAAEQYHSPIWDKWRIYPSLNALWNINENHLLNLSFSSNSEFPSYWSTMSSVFYSSAYTEIHGNPDLKPYSYYNVNLMWQIKRRYTLMAFASLKPDYSVQLPYQPTDRMAVILKETNFNYENSFGLQASAIFSAGKWLNGNVFAVGIYKHAKSDHFFDLPFNRKKLTAALGGTASIKLCSTQDLRLILNPFFQSKVIQGVYDVSPIFRMNAKLQWTSHDGKWGLRINGSNIFNNKADTRSVQGNQDYRMKINNNWATATFAVIYKFGGYKEKKVKAVDTSRMGH
- a CDS encoding IS110 family transposase, translating into MKNKSFVGIDISKNVIDVSIFREDTNIKMFPHEVFNNTRKGFGDMCSWLKKSRVVLSQALFGMEFTGCYSLDLEKFLTSKNYSFCMLSTRIVKHHPMGTIDKRDKNDSAKIADFLYRYDGTECAKPYKLPSKAMQQLKQLVNERKFLVEQRTNFMNRMQMFETKEDSAMYESYIKKLNHDIEKIDQEECELMSKEEDVFDTFQNLLTIPGIGFVNATNIIAITRNFTAFDTARQYARYVGVAPCSHTSGTSVKWRARPSAHCNGQVKADLSMAALRAVEYDVEMQMFYNRKLGGRKDSDTKRKALNAVKFKLICRMFAIGKQKRKWEVLNTSDDRKNLHIEKSKASEL